Genomic window (Equus asinus isolate D_3611 breed Donkey chromosome 8, EquAss-T2T_v2, whole genome shotgun sequence):
GAGTTCCCAGAGCCCCGGGGGCTGGTCGGGCCTCTGCTGCTCctcactgccctgccctgccctgcagggACCTGCAGTTGTGTGGGGTTTAGCCAGAGCCGGGCCATTGGTCCTCACACAGTCGCTGGCAGAACCCGGTGACAACCGAGTTGTCCCTGAAGATCCACGTGTAGGATCAGTTGAGATCAAGTTAAGACAAGGAAAAACCAAGACGTGCAAGTGGAAGCCACAGTTGCAGCTCAGGCACAGAGGCGCGGCTGGGCCGACCCCATGAGAAGTAACCCTTGCGGAGAAGCCCCATGTGGCTGGTGGTCTAGGCCCCAGGACAATGACTGTGGGGCTTGCCCCTCCTGCCACACCAGAAGCTTCTTCCTGGGGATAAAGGGCACTCCCAACCCACTGTGGGCACTCGGTGGCGGTTTGCCATAAGCGCCAACAGTGGGCTCACAGACCCTTCTCAGGCTGAGGGCAGTTCCAGGCCCGGATGCTCACTCAACGAGACAAATCTAATCAGGATGCTATGTCAGGGGCCCCATTCTAAACTGTGGCCAGGGCCCGCACTAAACGCAGGCAGCCGTGGTCCTCACTGCACGGGTGGGTGCCCCTGCTCTTCTCCTCCGGAGGGTGGAGGTGGCCAGctctgccccgccccctccctccctgagctCTCATTTCTCCAACAAAGGGTCACTTGGCTTTGCATGGTGCCAGGGGAGGATGGGCAAGGCTGGCCCTCCATTGGACGTGCACCCCCAGAGCCGACAACTGGGCAGAGAAAGAAGATGGGGCTGCACAGGCCTGGCAAACTCAGAGAACAAGTTCCACATAGAACACCCGGCAGGTGACGTGGCAGACGAGGGGCTGGGGATGATGGGACAAGAAACAGAGCTgaggggctggcaccgtggctgagtggttaagtttgcgtgctctgcagcaggtggcccagtgtttcgttggttcgaatcctgggcgcggacatggcactgctcatcaaaccacgctgaggcagtgtcccacaagccacaactagaaggacccacaacgaagaatatacaactatgtaccggggggctttgtggagaaaaaggaaaaaagtaaaatctttaagaaaaaaaaaaagaaacagagctgAGGGCAAGATGAAGCGCTGGGCAAGGGCCGGGATCGGAAGGAGTCTCAGCAGCAGGAAGAGCCCTGGGGGAGTGGGTCAGGGGAAGCTGCAGACGGGAAGACTAGAAACCAGCTCCAACGCTCCACTTCCAGGCAAGGGCACGGGCAACAGGGCTCTGCCCAAGGCCCTGGCCACCTGGCGGGGCGTCATGGCCCCAGGGGAGGAGCCGAGTGGGGCGGGGTGTCAGCCTGTGGAGCACGGCCCCCACCTGCCCAACGCCACACAAAACACTCGACCACCTTTCCATCCAGAACCAAGGCTGTATTTATCGTCATTGACAAGAGAACAGAAAGTTTAAAATGCCGAGGGCCACAGTGGACACGGGGGTTGGAAACACAGACCTGAACTGACAAGGCTCGGAAGCGGGGCAGACACAGGTGTGGACATCAGGAAACAAAAGGGACGTTGATGGCAGGACACGGTGATGCCTGTGAGGTTCTGaaagcaaaatcaaaaccaaaaggaaattgTGCCGAAGCTTCCGCTGGTGGAGGAACTGAGACGGCCATGCCGACGCCGGCAGAGGAGAAAGCAGGTGAAGGCGCTGGGTTTGTCACCAGCTTTAGACTCTTCACTTCTGAAATTCTGCTTGTCTGGCACAGAACCCAAGAACACTGCACGATCCGCATGAGGGTCCACACAAGTGTCCCTGCGGCCAGAGCCGGCCAGTCCCGAGCCGGTGcccctggagctggggagccGGCAGGCAGGGGTCTGCTCTGTGGCGTCCTgcctccccggacagcccccaggCGGCCGGTGGCTTGCATAGTTGAAGGATCGTTGCTGCAGTTAAACTGGGAGGGCTTCCAACTGACAGCGAGGGAGTCTTTCGTGACCACGTTAAACAAACAACCACAGGGGCTTCTAGAAACTGTTTTTTATAAAGTCTACCTAGGTTAAGAATTTAATAAcgtcatatatttatattaacagACTATTTAcacttatttcactttttttaaaaacaaactgaaaaagaaattctcttaCACTTCTGCATAATAAGGCCAAAAAAAGTTTTGTACATTACtattaatgattattttaatatatatctgTAGCTTCGGTTCCAAGTACCACGGGAGGGCCAGGGCCGGGCCTGAGTGGGGCCTCACAGTGCGTTGGACAAAATGACCGTTTTTTCTccataaataagacaaaaaaactCCTGGCGCTCTGGAGAGGGATCAGAGGCCGTTAAGTCACAAACccgaactaaaaataaaaaagcaaaagtttCTTTTTTGTCTAAAGagcacaaaattgaaaaaaatacaaatctatTAAAAACGCTCTCACCTGTGGGAGAAAATGTACAAACTTCAGTTTTCTTCCGACAGCCTAACCTCAAGCTCGGAAAACACAAGCGCCCCCGGACCTGCCGCCGGCTGTGCTTGGGGCGGGACTACCGCGCCTCCACCTCCGGCGGGTTGCGGGACGGCGAGTAGTCGCGCGCCTCGCCGGGCCCATGGCCCCCGAGAGGCGTAGTCCTGCTCCGCGGCGGCGGCCCGGGGGGCGTGGGGGGCGCGCCCGCGGCCACCAGGGGGGGCGGCGCGCcgagcgcggcggcggcgggcggggtcCGCGCCAGGAGCCCGTTGTgcagcgcggcggcggcgggcccgAGGCGCGGGTAGTGCAGGGCGCCCAGCGCGGGCAGGAGCGTGACGCCGTCCAGGTGCGCGGCCCGCGCGCGCTCCAGCTCCTCGCGGCGCGCCTCCCGCAGGCGCTCGGGGCTGTAGTCGTGCGGCTCGCGGTCGCGGTAGGGGCGCTCGGGGGGCTCGAGGAGGGTGGCGGGGCCCGGGGGTGGGGCGCCGGTGGGCCCAGCGCGGCGCGGCAGCTCCAGGCCGCGGTAGGCGTCGCGCAGCGGCTCCCACGCGAAGCCCAGGCGCTCGCGGCCCGCGGGGCCCGGGCCGAGCTGCAGGGGCGCAGGGGGCGCGCGCGGGCGCTCGGGCGCGGGGTGCAGGCTGCCCGCCGGGGGCTCGGGCGCATCACCGTCCTCCCTGCACTCCTCCTTGACCTTCACGTCGCCCAGGGACGCCTTGATGTAGGGCGACGGCGGCCGCGCGACCAGCTTGGCGCCATCCTCCTTGGCCGGAGAGCGGCTGTCCTTGACGCGGGGCTCGGCCTCGCGCTCCGTGGGGACCCCTGGCCGGCTCGGCTCGCCCTGGCCGCGGAGCAGGAGACTGCTGACCGGGTGGCCCACGGGGGCTGCAGGCGACGCCCGGCTCAGCAGGCGCGTCTTCTCCAAGAGGTCCCTGGGAGCAACAGACAGACACCCCCATCAGCCTAGGAGAAGGATGTCACCCTCTGTGACAGGACACCCCGAAGCAAGCTGTTTGCTACCAAGTTCCCACCTCAGCACAGCGGGGCCATCGCCTAGGGCTGTGTGTGGGGGTCCCTCAGCACCCGAGTTCTTGCAGAATTGCTAGCAGCACACAGTGATGGCAAACCCGCACCCCCTCGAAGGAATCTCAACACCCACAGGCTCCCTCTCCTCATAAACCCGGAAACCAACTTTGCAGCAGAACCCAGGAGCTCTCCATGccaacccaggccaccgaatCTCTGAACCAGGACAGACCCTCAGCCAGGAACTTAGGGGAGTTCTCCGCCCAGGCCCCAAATCTACCCGAGGGCCGGGGGATCCTGGAATCCCTTCCTTGTCAAGTGTGGGCAGCCCGGCGGGGGTGGACCACAGCTCTACCTGCCCCATCACAGTCCTGCTGTCATCCCCCAGGGCTGGTTGTACACTGTGGCCTCAGCTGGGAACCCCCCCCAAAAGGGGCTGTGCCAGCTGCGAAGGTCAGGCCCGAGGCACTGGTTGCTTTTCCCCTCGCAGCCCCCAGGTGCCCCTGCCCCCCTGCCCTTGGAACCCCCTTGCTGCACCTGGCTACCACCCTACAGAATCTCAGCCCCTTGACCCTCTGCAATGACAGTGCTGCCTCCAGGACGTCCGCAGGCCCTGGGCTGTTTCCCGGTGTCCTTCCTCGGTCTTGTGACATATGTCCCCGCCGTTTTCTTTGCTAACTTGAGGTGGCACTCTCGCCTCACCCTCCCATCTCTGCGTGTGCACTCCCATGcccagcagtgcctggcacactgcaACGCCCCCCCAGTGAGATGCCCCAGACTCAGGATTCTGGGGAAAAGTCAGGGGAGAGGGTCTGGCAGAGACTGGCCGGAAGCCTTCCTCTGCTCCTGTCCACACAGCCAGCCACAACTCCTCAGGGCCCCCAGGTCCTAGACTCAGCCACTGACTTTGGAACATGACTCCTACCTCCGCTGCCCCACCTAGCCTAGCTGCCCCCATGGGCAGACAAGCTTGGCTCCTGCCCTCTAGGCAAAGGGGCATCCTACAAATGCCCCTCCCAGGCCCGGGCCCCCTGGCTCAGCAGCCCCCACCTGGATGGTCCAGCCCCCTCCCACATGCAGTAGTGTCCCCTGCCCACCCAGAGCCAGGGGTGAATCAGAAGCCTTCACTGGTCTGCTGACTAAGCTCCTCCAGAGGTCCCACTGTGGTCCACACACTGTTGTCCCTGTGCTGCCCCACGAGCGGGGGAAACAACTCCCCATGGCTCCTGCCCAGATCCTGCCCCATCAGAGGTCCTCCATGGGGGCAGGGTTGGGGTGCTTGCTGTGGGGGTCCTCTTTCTCTTGGCCTTTCCCCACCCCGAGGGTGCAGCCTTCACCTCCCTCCCAATGAGGGAGGTCTTAGGGCAGAGCCTAGTTTGACCCACATGCCCTACAGCTCTGCAGGAAACTGGGTGGGGACTGAGATGCTGGGAGGGTCAGAAGTGGagacgggggaggggagggggcacaaGAGGAGGGGGACAATGAATACTCACCGCTCTCGCTCCTCCCGGCACTTGTCTGGCTCTCGGTCGTGGTTGGTCAGAGCTGAGACCCGCTCGGCGTCTGCGGTCTTGGgccatggtggtggtggtgtaggGAAGGAGGGCGGTGCACGGTGCAGCCGGTTCCAGGCCTCATGGGGGCTGGGCAGGCCATGCAGCGTGGAGCCCTCCTTGGGGGCAAAGAGGCTGCCGCCAGGagctggggggggtgggggcgtgaGGCCAGTCCGCTGCCCACCCGCACCGAGTGTCCCCGCCGAACCGCAGGGCTGCTAGGGAAAAGGACAGTTCCCGGACCCCAGGCTGGTGCTGTGAAGAGGTGTTCCCCGGGGAGGGGGTGAGGCGGATGGCCGATCGGCACAGGAGCAGCCCCAGACTGCATGTGTGTGGACGTGCGTGCATGCACGCGCGTGTGGGGAGGATGCGTGTGTGCAGGAAGGGTGTGCACGCGTGTGCACGGAAAGCAGGTGCCGGCGGTCACTCACTCAGTGCATGGCTGCCCAGGCCTCCGAAGGCGTTGCTGCCCAGGCTCCCAAGGCCCCCAAAGGTGCCTGATCTGCTGAAAGGGTCTGTGGGGGCAGCCAGGACTCAGAGGTCTGTGTGGCTCCCACCAGGGCTCCCACCTGCACACGGGCCCTCCTCTGTGGCTCCAGAACCTGGCAGATGCCACCAATACAATTCCCACCCACCTATGTCCCTAGAGCCCCGAGGTCTGCAGAGGCCAGCCAGACCCCACGGACCTCAGGTGGCACCTACCTGTCAGGTGACCAGTGGGCAGGAAGCTGCCAGGATGGGCTGAGGGTCCAAATGGGTTGGTGGTGGGATGGGCAGCACCTGTGGGGGGCAGGTTGGTGGAGGCCCAAGTGCACCTGGAGCCACCTGTCTGTGGCTCGTTCCCAGGGTGGAGGCACCCCAGCTTCCTCTGGGAACCACTACTTCCATTGAAGCGCGTGACCAGGTAGGAATAGGTTTGGTCTCTTCCCTGGAATCTGGAGGACCCCAGGGGAGCAGGGATGGAGGAGGCAGTGATGGCAGTGGAGCCCCAGAGGAAAGAGGGCAGAAAGAGAAACGGTCTGAGACAGCCTTCACGAGCTGCTTCCGAAGCCAGTGATCCCGGAGTTTCCACCAGACAGCTAGTGAACGATCCTGGCTGCTCAGCAGTGGGTGGGGTCTTTGCTCCTGATGGGCACTGGCTTGAGCAGCTTCTCCTGTGGTGCCCCCCAGCTGCAGCCACAGCCCACAAGTGTTGCCACAGCATCAGCCTTGTCACCCCATCTGTGGTCCTGCCTGGCTCCCCCGACACCCCAGAACTGAACAGGTGAAAGGGGCATTGGCCTTGGGAAGGGGCTGTGGGGTGAGGAGCAGGCCCTGCCATGTGGGGTTGGGCAGGCGCCCTCTAATCTCAAGGACAGGTTTCTGCTAAGACCTGTGACGTGGGCACCCCCTCAcatctctccagctccctccatcTTTGGGGACCCCAACAATGGCGCATTCACAGCCTCCTGCTGGGGGCCCCCAGAGGTGAACTTCTCCACTGTGGACACATGCACTTTCCAATCTCCACGGAGCTCTCGACTAGAAAGTTAACCACGTCTGAATGACTCAGAAGTTGAAGATATCAAACCAGAGATGTGATAACAGCTGCCCTGGAGCTGATGGAGACAGCCTGTCAGTGGGAAATGGTTGCCTTAAAAGGCACATGCTGTAAGGAGAGGCCAATGAGCTGCCATTCAAGGAGTCATGAAGATGGGCAGGCAAACAGGcagccagaggaggaggggggcggGCGGAGCCCAGCCGAGGGTTCACAGGCACAGGGCCCAGGCCGGGTGGGGCAAGTCCCGGGGGAGGGGGATGGCAGAGGCAGAGCAGGACAGGCCGTGGGGGGAGCTCAGGCTCCGTGTGGCACCAAGGGCATGAGGCTGCAGCCTGGGCTCCACACTGAGCACATATCCCACAGGCTCCAGCCTAATTAGACTGCTGGCTGCCACCCTCTGCCTGGACTGGGGTCTGGAGGCCATCAGGGCATTGGGCCGGGGGCTGGGAAGAGCCACTGTGCTTgtgaggccagcccggtgaccCCGTCCATGCCTGTCACTCCAGCATGGTGGTGGGCCTACATGAAAATGGAGCGGGGAGTAGAGGGGGGGCAGTGGCGAGGGGACAGTCAGGGTGGCTCGCTCTCTCAGCCGTGAGGGTGGTTTATCCTGGGAGTGCTACTAGTGAGTCCTCCAACCTCGGGGTGCTCCTGGGAACCCCGACACAGCAAGACTGTGGTGTGTCTGCAGTGGGGGATGAGCATGGGGCCGTGGGAGCAGCTTCCTGCCATTCCGAGAAAAGCCCAAAGCCTccctgggagggagcagggctgcATGACGGGCAGCACAGGCCTCGCAGGCCGGGGAGGACATCAGTGTGAAACCCGGGAGAGGACGGAGCGCCCAGAGGGCACACGCATGGCTCGGGTGAGCCCCGGGAAGCGTGTGCAAGGATAAGGGGAGGACAGCAGAACTGATGAGTTACAGCAGTGAAAGGAAAACGCTGCTGtgtcagagggagaaggagaggtcaCTCTGCCCACTGGGCAGCCCCTCCTTGCAGCGCGGACGGCTGCTTCCTGGAGCCTTACCCGAGGCGGAGAGGAGGGGCCGGGCCAGGTCCTGCGGGTAGTGGAACCCGGCAAACACACCCGGGGCAGGGGGTCTGCTGAACAAGTCCAGCTTGGCGGCCACCTCCAGCTTGTGGGGGTCCAGCTGCATCTGCTGAGAGGGACAGAGTGTGTCCAGGGGCTGCCTCTATCCTACGATGGCCTGAGCCCGCGGCCCACAGAGTCGCAGTGCCCACGAACCCCCAGGTGCCATCTTGCCTGCTCTCGGGCACATAGAGGGGGTGAGGGACAGTAGACTTGTCCCAGTGATGTCCCCTGCCTCAGGGGACCAACCATCGTCACAGCCTGTGGTGCTAACACAGGTTACACTTGAGGTGTTTCCTTTTCATGTGGTCTGCTGCTGCATTTTACACTtaaagcacatctcaatttggacatTACACTCTCATCAGGAATAGTTTGTGTTTGGATTTTGTAAACTTGagttaaaaaagtaaattcacaTACCCAAGTTGTTGCAAATATGCTACGAGTTTTCCAACGACTGAATTTAGCATCagtattaaaatttaaacttactaaaattaaactaaaaagccTGTCCCTCAGTTGTGACAGCTTCATGAGGCAGGGGACCCGGCTGcgtcctccctctgctcctgctgcACAGTCTGCAGCAGGGGTGCCTCCATGAGCAGTGACGGTGGAGGGGCCACCCGTATGAGGACAGTCCCTCTGCCTTCCAGGGGCCCCACCCCAGCATCTTCACATCGAAATGCAGTGTTTCATTACAAACCCCTTTCGTTTGGCTTGTCCTTGTAGCATGTTTAGCACATCATGATTTTAAAGGTGTGTGTGGAGGTGACGTGTTACCCGATTGAGATGCACTAAAGGGCGTTAGATAGGAACCCTTCTGTGACGTGGGGCTGGGTCCCAGGGGGCCGAGGCTGCCATTTGCCCTGGCCCTCACCCACCCTGCCCTTGCTCAGCCCCCAGCCCGCTGTCCCCGACCTCCATAGCTGCCTCTTCCCTGTGTCATCGGAGTCACCCTGCAGGGAGGCTCCACCGTGGCCAGGGCACCTGCCACCACTGTGCTGGGACAGGGGACGGTCTTGCAGTTCCTCCCAAACCCCCACCCGGTCATCCAGGTGCTGACCTGGTGACCCCTGCCTCTCCACCGTGGGAAATGACCTCAGTTCTCTGCCCCTGCCATCCTGCCTGCTCCCCTTAACTACCCCTCACAGCCAGCTCAGTGCCCAGGCAAGGGGCacggggcagatgtgtgaggacTCTGGACACACGTGCAGGTGCGTGGAGCTGTGACTCGTGCTCACCTTCATCTTCTGCTGATGGTGGTAGATCTGCCAGGCGATCTGCACATGGACGGCACACCACTTCCCCGGCTTCTGCGACAGGATGGGCGACACGCTCAGCCGTGTGACCGGGGCCTCCTCGCTGCTCCCTCCTCATCACCCCAGATCCCTGCTGTCGCGGGGCACCCCCGGCCACCGTGGGGCACTTGTCTTCCACAGCCAAgggctctcccttcctcccaagATGTACTTACAcgtgcacacacgcgcacacccTCGTGTGCACagacgcatgcacacacactcaccctgACCGCTGTCCGGTACGGGTCGGACACCTGTCATCGACAGAGGAAACATTAGGTCCAGGCTCTGCTGGGGGACGAACCGCGGGGTGGGTGAGGACATGCCTACATGGCCTCCACTGGGGGGCTGGCCAGGATGCtcccagggagggaggaatgggcaCCACTGTCACCTACCCCaggggctttctggaggagggtGTGAACAGCACTGGCCCGGCCTGTTATCTCGATTGGGTTTGAAGTCTGAGGGGAGAGAGTTACAGGGAGTGAAACAACTGAGGAGACCCCAGGCCCAGGTAGCAGGAGACCCCCGAGGTGCCCATGCCCTCCTTGCTCTGCCTATGGGGCCCTGCATGCTGCCACCCACGGGCAGCCTGGCTTCCTACCACATTTTCAGTTCAGGGGTTTCTGCAACGGTTGGAATAAAAGGCTCTCGACACTGATGCACCTGGGCCAACGGCCAAGGCAGCTCTCCTTCAGGGAAGGTGAGCAGAGTAAGCCCGGTTTCCTGGCGTGGGGCCTGAGGTGGGGTGCTTCCTGCCTCAGCCCCCTGCAGTATGGATGGCCCTGTGTTGGCCACCTTACTCAGACCTTCCCTCTACAGTGCTCCTTCTGCCCCAAGCTGGAGCGGTCCCGGCGGAGGGTGACTGTGCATGAAGCATGGCCCTGGTGGCCCCTGGTGTACAGAAAgcctgccccaccctgccctgcccaaTTTCTGTCTAGTCTGAGAGCCCCGCAGAGGGTCATGGTGTTCTATATTGAGGCTGAGGCTGCTCGGGGGTACACGTGTCCACAGGGTCCTCTGCATACTGCCACTCCACTCCTGGGGATGCCTCGTTtggagcccccagccccctcccactgTGGGTACAGACAGACACAGCCCACTTGGCCTGGGTGCTCCCACCAGCACCTGGGTCACGACAGGTACAACAGCAGGGCGAGGGGGCAGAGCTGCTCCTGGAGACCAAGGATTGGGGGCCAGTCCTACAGcaacccaccccctccccccaccacaccaggGAGCAGCCAGTACCTTGGGTTGAAAAGCACCCTGCAGGGACCCAAAGGGGCCTGGGTGTGGGAGCAGGGTGGGCAGTCCTGGGATGGCAGGAGGGAAGGACGGGAAAAACTgtaagagaaggagggaggagtgtTCCAGGGCCTGGCCAGTGCTTGACATCCTGGGCAGGGAGGCAACATGGACAAGGCCTCCCTCCGGGCCAGTGcaccctcctctctgccctgccaCCCCAGCCCGCTTGGAGAGCCCACGGCAGACCAGCAGGAGCCTGGGCACAGAGACACTCACGTTGGAATGTCGGAAGTAGGGGCTATCCAGCTTGGGTGCATACTTGTCAAACtggaaggaagaaactgagagtGAGGCCTCCCCCACAGGTGACACCCTTCACTGGGCCCAGCACCCGCCCACCCCGGCTGGGCCGGGTGGTGGCCATGATGGCCATCCTGCCTCTTGAGGCCGTGGGCCTGCAGCCAGCCATCCCCCAGGCTCCCTGAGGGCGCTGGCTCCCGGCTCTGCACATGCCCTGCACACGCCCTAGGGGGCCCAGGTTCTCACACTGGGTGCAGCCCCTCCTCCTTCTGATGGCCCCACGACGGGAGGTGCAGACTCGCCCAACTGAGTGGTCTGCTTGTGTTGGCTGAGACCCAGGAGGAAGGCGCCACAGCCATGATGGGGGGCATGGAGCCCAGGGCTAGTGGCCAAGCTTTGGACACACCCAAGCCACCGACAAACTGGCAGGTCTCAAAGCGAAGCCTGGTGGGAAAGGACTCTACCCCACACAGCAGTTGGCTCATAAGTTCCTCCGTGGGCCCCAGGAACCCTCTTAGTCCTGTCTGGGCTTCCAGACCTGCTGTCCTGCTGCAAACCTAGACGTTGAGGGCCCCATGTGGGTGCAACTGGCCCTAAGGCCATGTCCTACATGTGTGGACACAGGGCACTTGCCGAAGCCCAGGAGAATGGCCCAGGACCCAGAGGGGACCAGAGGGAGGGGCTGcacggacagacagacagagagggacGGTGTCAGCCTGCGTGCGTGCAGAGAGCGTCTGCGTGTGCCTGTTGCGGGTCCCGCTGCCCGGGCcacccccgcccgcccgccggcacAGGGGCCTACGCACCGGCGGGGGTGCGGCGGGCGGCAGGAGCGGCGTCGGGGACAGCCCCGCGGGGAAGGGGGCGAATGTGTGTTGGTGCTGGTGTGTGTGCTGGTGTGTGTGTTGGTGCTGGTGGAATTCCGCCCGCAGCAGAGCCCCCGGGCCCAGGGGCGCGCAGGGCCGCTCGGCGCTCTGGACCAGAAAGCGCGCGTTCAGCTCTTGCCTGAGCAGCTCGCGATctacaagagaaaagagagagagacagagagacacgtCGGCCGCGGGCTCCCGGCGGGGCGAGGCGGATAGTCACCTGGCACTCCCGGGTTCGGCAGGCCAAGCCGTGGTGGCCGCTCGCTAGGTGCGGGCCCAGGGGTGGAGGTAAGAGAGGTGCCTGTGACCAAGTACCAATCAGAATCCCCGAATGAGGCTGGCAATACATGATTGGCTGGCTGAATGAGATCAACAGGCTGGCATCTAAAGGCAAGAGAGAACACGGTGAGCCACCGGGAGCCCCGAGACAGGCCCGCAGGGGAGCCCTGCCCTGCCTGGCTGCCGCCCGTCCCAGCCACCAGTGTCCCGGTCCCATCCCGGGGCACCAAGCTGCCCCCAACCCGGGCTGGGCTGACAAAATTCTAGGAAGAATTTGCAGACCCACAGAGAAATCCTTACTGACCTAAAATTTGACCCTGACAGAGCACCTGTGGGAACCAAGTGGAGGAGGAGGCCAGTGTTCACCTGGGACTCCGCTACTCCACCATTCTGCCCTAGAGGCCCCCAGCAGGCCTAGGAATGAGGGATGAAGAGAGGCGGCAGGCCTGGGGGCCCTGGTTGCCATGCCTATGGAGTCACTCTGGGCTTCACCCCCCCAGGTGTGTGACCAAGCCTGGCAAGGGCTCAGGAGGGAGCAAGacctgtctgtgtgtttgtgtacacCTGTGTGCACCTGCGTGTGCATGACCGAGGTCCGGGCAGGAAGCTTCCTCTGCAGAAGACAGTGAGACCCCTGGGAAAAGTGGCCTGCAGGGGCCACAGGGGCACTGCCACCTGGCCCGTGGGTTCCAGAGCAGGTGGACGGCATATGTGCCTTGGAGGCCAGCACACCTCCCCAGGGGCTGCGTCCCTTCCACCTGCCCAGGGCTGAGGATGATGGGGTGCACGGTGCCAGGACCTACCGGCAGGGTGTCCTGGGATGACCAGGCTGTTGGCCGGCAGTGCCGGGGGCGGGGGCAGTGTCGGGGGGGCGGCGAACATGGCCGCGTGGTGCTGGTGCTGGGCCTGCGAGCGGAGCGCCAAGTGTGAGGTAGAGAGGTGGGGGCCTGGCCCGTGAGGCGACAGAGACGCGTGCTTGGCGAGCCCGAGGCTGGCgccgctgctgccgctgctgctcctgctgcaggGATGGGGGGCGCTCAGTGCCCGCCGGCTGCACGCCCCACCCCACCTGAGGGATCCCACCCCTTCCCAGGACGGCCTCTGGACTCCTCATCCCCCGCCCCCCGCCTTGGGCCCCGCCCCCCGCACACCCACCTGAGGGTGTGCAGGCCGTTGTGCGCAGGCGCGCCGGGGCAGGGGCCCGGGAAGGCGCCCAGGGGCA
Coding sequences:
- the FBRSL1 gene encoding fibrosin-1-like protein isoform X10; this translates as MEAKVRQSRRSRAQRDRGRRREAARDARDQSASSGDEPEPGPGKENACLPRAPPPRAPAARPPRRRRRESSSQEEEVIDGFAIASFSTLEALEKDMALKPHERKEKWERRLVKKPRESENCPSAEPSENGRPLEAGSPEQDLEPACDRGKKKVPLQPTKQMKVAVSRGGDSDDDSFHEAPSSRRSSSRDQLSDSSAQAVSGRGYSCDSESEDGDDKASVGSEKLFAPAASKGPTPGEKSAAKAGVAPKVSGLERSRELSTEPPFPPPARSPRASPPVKKEAPGPPRLTPPLPPAPSQPRAPLPTHVPLPLGAFPGPCPGAPAHNGLHTLSRSSSGSSGASLGLAKHASLSPHGPGPHLSTSHLALRSQAQHQHHAAMFAAPPTLPPPPALPANSLVIPGHPADASLLISFSQPIMYCQPHSGILIDRELLRQELNARFLVQSAERPCAPLGPGALLRAEFHQHQHTHQHTHQHQHTFAPFPAGLSPTPLLPPAAPPPFDKYAPKLDSPYFRHSNFFPSFPPAIPGLPTLLPHPGPFGSLQGAFQPKVSDPYRTAVRPGKWCAVHVQIAWQIYHHQQKMKQMQLDPHKLEVAAKLDLFSRPPAPGVFAGFHYPQDLARPLLSASGAAHPTTNPFGPSAHPGSFLPTGHLTDPFSRSGTFGGLGSLGSNAFGGLGSHALTPGGSLFAPKEGSTLHGLPSPHEAWNRLHRAPPSFPTPPPPWPKTADAERVSALTNHDREPDKCREERERDLLEKTRLLSRASPAAPVGHPVSSLLLRGQGEPSRPGVPTEREAEPRVKDSRSPAKEDGAKLVARPPSPYIKASLGDVKVKEECREDGDAPEPPAGSLHPAPERPRAPPAPLQLGPGPAGRERLGFAWEPLRDAYRGLELPRRAGPTGAPPPGPATLLEPPERPYRDREPHDYSPERLREARREELERARAAHLDGVTLLPALGALHYPRLGPAAAALHNGLLARTPPAAAALGAPPPLVAAGAPPTPPGPPPRSRTTPLGGHGPGEARDYSPSRNPPEVEAR
- the FBRSL1 gene encoding fibrosin-1-like protein isoform X5, with amino-acid sequence MEAKVRQSRRSRAQRDRGRRREAARDARDQSASSGDEPEPGPGKENACLPRAPPPRAPAARPPRRRRRESSSQEEEVIDGFAIASFSTLEALEKDMALKPHERKEKWERRLVKKPRESENCPSAEPSENGRPLEAGSPEQDLEPACDRGKKKVPLQPTKQMKVAVSRGGDSDDDSFHEAPSSRRSSSRDQLSDSSAQAVSGRGYSCDSESEDGDDKASVGSEKLFAPAASKGPTPGEKSAAKAGVAPKVSGLERSRELSTEPPFPPPARSPRASPPVKKEAPGPPRLTPPLPPAPSQPRAPLPTHVPLPLGAFPGPCPGAPAHNGLHTLSRSSSGSSGASLGLAKHASLSPHGPGPHLSTSHLALRSQAQHQHHAAMFAAPPTLPPPPALPANSLVIPGHPADASLLISFSQPIMYCQPHSGILIDRELLRQELNARFLVQSAERPCAPLGPGALLRAEFHQHQHTHQHTHQHQHTFAPFPAGLSPTPLLPPAAPPPFDKYAPKLDSPYFRHSNFFPSFPPAIPGLPTLLPHPGPFGSLQGAFQPKTSNPIEITGRASAVHTLLQKAPGVSDPYRTAVRPGKWCAVHVQIAWQIYHHQQKMKMQLDPHKLEVAAKLDLFSRPPAPGVFAGFHYPQDLARPLLSASGAAHPTTNPFGPSAHPGSFLPTGHLTDPFSRSGTFGGLGSLGSNAFGGLGSHALTPGGSLFAPKEGSTLHGLPSPHEAWNRLHRAPPSFPTPPPPWPKTADAERVSALTNHDREPDKCREERERDLLEKTRLLSRASPAAPVGHPVSSLLLRGQGEPSRPGVPTEREAEPRVKDSRSPAKEDGAKLVARPPSPYIKASLGDVKVKEECREDGDAPEPPAGSLHPAPERPRAPPAPLQLGPGPAGRERLGFAWEPLRDAYRGLELPRRAGPTGAPPPGPATLLEPPERPYRDREPHDYSPERLREARREELERARAAHLDGVTLLPALGALHYPRLGPAAAALHNGLLARTPPAAAALGAPPPLVAAGAPPTPPGPPPRSRTTPLGGHGPGEARDYSPSRNPPEVEAR